The following are encoded together in the Oncorhynchus nerka isolate Pitt River linkage group LG25, Oner_Uvic_2.0, whole genome shotgun sequence genome:
- the LOC115109695 gene encoding neuronal cell adhesion molecule isoform X1, with protein MERTRARATVFLMLFLGNLGNALEVPLDPKVLEGLPQPPTITHQSPKDFIIDPRENIVIHCDAKGKPHPSFSWTRNGTHFDIDQDPKATMRPHSGTLVVDISGEKVESYEGVYQCTARNEHGTAISNNIVIRQSRSPLWSKERNEPIIVQEGVSLVLQCRPPAGLPPPIIFWMNINFQRLPQSSRVSQALNGDLYFSNVLKEDSRNDYICYARFPHTQTIQQKQPITVTVLNLDAINETVAALYNETDFLSDGSAEERRPTFLIPSGSSSSKMVLRGQVLELECIAEGLPTPEVSWSKVSGEFPAKRTSFLHFQKTLRIVDVSEADAGEYRCTARNRLASVHHTIRVTVKAAPYWISTPRNLVLAPRERGNLICRASGTPKPTITWAMNGIPIENSPKDPSRKVEGDTIIFEEVQTGSSAVYQCHASNEYGYLLSNAFVNVLSETPRVLTPANKVYQVIRNSRALLDCSSFGSPIPKITWFKDSRSSTLDGDPYVLHENGTLEIHVAQALNSGKYTCVARNSLGISENHVYLEVKEPTRILKQPEYKVVQRNRNVVFECKVKHDPSLIPTMTWVKDNGELPDDERFVVDSDSLTITDVSENDAGTYTCIMITTLDQDSASAELTVVEQPDPPTDLELTDQKPRSVQLTWIPGDEHNSPIHMFVIQYADSLHHHGHWHNLTVVPGIKTTAHLKLSPYVHYTFRVLARNAVGLSNPSLPSRVYKTNPSAPDENPSGVDGFGTEYDNLVISWNPMSGHQANGPGLQYKVMWRQKDVDKEWTSVTVANVSKFMVSGTPTFTPYEVQVQAINDYGIGPEPAVVTGHSGEDLPMQAPDTVQVLVLNSSLAEVHWEPVPPKTVRGRLKGYKVYYWRERSLHKHNPHHVEQQVLTFSGNKSHGMLPGLQPYSLYLFNVRVFNGKGEGPASSNQQFETPEGVPGRPSFLRITNPNLDSLTLEWGPPYDRNGRLTGYTLKYQTVNISDVLGPVEELALPANETSVTLVNLKYSTRYKFYFNAKTGQGAGPVVTEEAATIMDEGNTQPSPPVARSPPAHLPFHKVHPEAPAFGNVSSSVGEDGTLISWEYWGAEKNVYVEYIVENDNSEEEWQKEYVNGSRVYVLKGLKEGLSYRVRVVAKGHNGQAVLHQSEELLVMIPAMAARQVDIATQGWFIGLMCAIALLILVLLIICFIQRNKGGKYPVKEKEDAHTDPEFQPMKEDDCTFGEYSDTEDHKPLKGSRTPSNGTVHRDNSDDSLVDYGGDGGDGQFNEDGSFIGQYSGKSSARDTAGGHESSEAPSPVNTSAMNSFV; from the exons ATGGAGAGGACGAGGGCGAGAGCAACAGTGTTCCTGATGCTGTTCCTGGGTAACCTCGGCAACGCTCTGGAGGTCCCACTAGACC CTAAAGTTCTGGAAGGAT TGCCGCAGCCACCGACCATAACCCACCAGTCTCCCAAGGATTTCATCATCGACCCTCGGGAGAACATCGTCATCCACTGTGATGCCAAGGGGAAGCCGCatcccag CTTCTCGTGGACCAGGAACGGGACCCACTTTGACATTGACCAGGACCCCAAGGCCACAATGCGACCCCACTCTGGCACCCTGGTGGTGGACATCAGTGGAGAGAAGGTtgagtcatatgagggggtgtaCCAGTGTACGGCCAGGAACGAACATGGGACTGCAATATCAAACAATATCGTCATCAGACAGTCCA GGTCGCCCTTGTGGTCGAAGGAAAGAAACGAGCCGATCATCGTTCAGGAGGGCGTGTCTCTGGTGCTACAGTGCCGGCCCCCTGCCGGCCTGCCCCCTCCCATCATCTTCTGGATGAACATCA aCTTCCAGAGGCTGCCTCAGAGCAGCCGTGTGTCCCAGGCGTTGAACGGAGACCTGTACTTCTCCAACGTCCTGAAGGAGGACTCGAGGAACGACTACATCTGTTACGCCCGCTTCCCGCACACGCAGACCATCCAGCAGAAACAACCCATCACCGTCACAGTGCTCAACC TGGATGCAATCAATGAGACTGTTGCTGCTTTGTACAATGAAACTGATTTTCTTAGTG ATGGCTcggcggaggagaggagacccaccTTCCTGATTCCGTCTGGCTCCAGCAGCTCCAagatggtgctgagaggacaggtcCTGGAGTTGGAGTGTATCGCTGAGGGACT acctacTCCAGAGGTCTCATGGAGTAAGGTGAGCGGGGAGTTCCCTGCCAAGCGGACCTCCTTCCTGCACTTCCAGAAGACACTGCGCATTGTTGACGTGTCTGAGGCGGACGCCGGAGAGTACcgctgcaccgcccgcaaccgcctGGCCTCCGTACACCACACCATCCGCGTCACCGTCAAAG CGGCCCCGTACTGGATCAGTACCCCCAGAAACCTGGTGCTGGCTCCCAGAGAGAGGGGTAATTTGATCTGCAGGGCCAGCGGTACCCCCAAACCCACCATCACCTGGGCCATGAACGGAATCCCCATAGAAA ATTCACCTAAGGACCCTAGTAGGAAGGTGGAGGGAGACACAATCATCTTCGAGGAAGTCCAGACTGGATCCAGCGCAGTCTATCAGTGCCACGCCTCCAATGAATATGGATATCTGCTGTCCAATGCCTTCGTCAACGTTCTCT CTGAAACACCCAGAGTCCTGACACCAGCTAACAAGGTCTACCAGGTGATCAGGAACAGCCGCGCCTTACTGGACTGTTCCTCCTTCGGCTCGCCCATCCCCAAAATAACATG GTTTAAGGACAGCAGGTCCAGCACCCTGGACGGGGACCCCTACGTGCTGCATGAGAACGGGACTCTGGAGATACACGTGGCCCAGGCCCTCAACAGTGGGAAGTACACTTGTGTGGCCAGGAACTCTCTGGGCATCTCCGAGAACCACGTCTATCTTGAGGTCAAAG AGCCCACGCGTATCCTGAAGCAGCCGGAGTACAAGGTGGTGCAGAGGAACAGGAACGTGGTGTTTGAGTGTAAAGTAAAACACGACCCCTCCCTCATCCCTACCATGACCTGGGTCAAAGACAACGGAGAACTACCCGACGACGAGAG GTTTGTGGTGGACTCTGACAGCCTGACCATAACCGACGTGTCAGAGAATGACGCAGGAACTTACACCTGCATCATGATCACTACTCTGGACCAGGACTCTGCTAGCGCTGAGCTCACTGTTGTCG AACAACCAGACCCTCCTACTGACCTGGAGCTGACAGACCAGAAGCCCAGGAGTGTCCAGCTCACCTGGATACCCGGAGACgaacacaacagccctattcaca TGTTTGTGATCCAATACGCAGACTCTCTCCACCACCATGGCCACTGGCACAACCTGACGGTGGTTCCGGGCATCAAGACCACGGCCCACCTTAAGCTGTCTCCTTATGTCCACTACACCTTCCGAGTCCTGGCCCGCAATGCCGTGGGCCTCTCCAACCCCTCCTTGCCCTCCCGCGTATACAAGACCAACCCTTCAG CTCCAGATGAGAACCCCAGTGGAGTTGATGGCTTTGGAACGGAATACGACAACCTTGTGATCTCGTGGAAT CCAATGTCAGGTCACCAGGCCAACGGACCAGGCCTGCAGTATAAGGTGATGTGGAGACAGAAGGACGTGGACAAGGAGTGGACGTCAGTGACCGTGGCTAACGTCTCCAAGTTCATGGTCTCTGGCACGCCCACCTTCACACCCTACGAGGTCCAGGTTCAAGCCATCAACGACTACGGGATTGGACCTGAGCCTGCTGTGGTCACCGGACACTCCGGGGAGGACT TGCCGATGCAGGCACCAGACACTGTCCAGGTCCTCGTGTTGAACAGCAGTCTGGCTGAGGTGCACTGGGAGCCTGTCCCTCCTAAGACAGTACGGGGACGTCTTAAGGgatacaag GTGTACTACTGGCGTGAGCGGAGCCTCCACAAACACAACCCCCACCATGTGGAGCAGCAAGTCCTGACCTTCAGTGGGAACAAGAGTCATGGCATGCTCCCAGGCCTGCAGCCCTACAGCCTCTACCTGTTCAACGTCAGGGTCTTCAACGGCAAGGGGGAGGGCCCTGCCAGCTCCAACCAGCAGTTCGAGACCCCTGAGGGAG TCCCTGGGCGGCCATCTTTCCTGAGGATCACCAACCCTAACCTGGACTCTCTCACTCTGGAGTGGGGCCCTCCCTACGACCGCAACGGACGCCTCACCGGCTACACCCTCAAATATCAGACCG TCAATATCTCCGACGTGCTGGGTCCGGTGGAGGAGCTGGCCCTGCCAGCCAACGAGACCTCCGTCACTCTCGTTAACCTCAAGTACAGCACACGTTACAAGTTTTATTTCAATGCCAAAACAGGCCAGGGAGCAGGGCCTGTCGTTACAGAGGAAGCCGCCACGATCATGGACGAAG GGAACACCCAACCCTCACCTCCCGTAGCACGGTCTCCTCCGGCACACCTCCCATTCCACAAGG TGCATCCAGAGGCTCCGGCATTCGGGAACGTTAGCTCTTCCGTGGGAGAGGACGGAACGCTGATCAGTTGGGAATACTGGGGAGCGGAAAAAAACGTTTATGTAGAATATATAGTAGAGAACGATAACA GTGAAGAGGAGTGGCAGAAAGAGTATGTAAATGGCTCTCGGGTCTATGTGCTGAAGGGCTTAAAGGAGGGCCTGTCCTATAGGGTGCGAGTGGTCGCCAAGGGCCACAACGGCCAAGCGGTGCTCCACCAATCAGAAGAGCTTTTGGTGATGATTCCAG CTATGGCAGCCCGACAGGTGGATATTGCAACTCAGGGCTGGTTCATCGGCCTGATGTGTGCCATCGCTCTCCTCATCCTCGTTCTCCTCATCATCTGCTTCATACAGAGAAACAAGGGAGGAAAATACCCAG TGAAAGAAAAGGAGGACGCTCACACAGACCCAGAGTTCCAGCCCATGAAAGAGGATGACTGTACTTTCGGGGAATACAG TGACACTGAGGACCATAAGCCGTTAAAAGGGAGCCGCACACCGTCTAACGGGACGGTGCACAGGGACAACAGTGACGACAGTTTAGTAGACTACGGCGGCGATGGTGGAGACGGCCAGTTCAACGAGGATGGGTCTTTTATTGGACAGTATAGCGGGAAGAGCTCCGCCAGGGACACTGCTGGGGGCCACGAAAGCTCAGAGGCCCCGTCCCCTGTTAATACCTCCGCTATGAACTCCTTTGTGTAG
- the LOC115109695 gene encoding neuronal cell adhesion molecule isoform X3, translated as MWSLEEVVITSKESSLCNCWLPLDLPQPPTITHQSPKDFIIDPRENIVIHCDAKGKPHPSFSWTRNGTHFDIDQDPKATMRPHSGTLVVDISGEKVESYEGVYQCTARNEHGTAISNNIVIRQSRSPLWSKERNEPIIVQEGVSLVLQCRPPAGLPPPIIFWMNINFQRLPQSSRVSQALNGDLYFSNVLKEDSRNDYICYARFPHTQTIQQKQPITVTVLNLDAINETVAALYNETDFLSDGSAEERRPTFLIPSGSSSSKMVLRGQVLELECIAEGLPTPEVSWSKVSGEFPAKRTSFLHFQKTLRIVDVSEADAGEYRCTARNRLASVHHTIRVTVKAAPYWISTPRNLVLAPRERGNLICRASGTPKPTITWAMNGIPIENSPKDPSRKVEGDTIIFEEVQTGSSAVYQCHASNEYGYLLSNAFVNVLSETPRVLTPANKVYQVIRNSRALLDCSSFGSPIPKITWFKDSRSSTLDGDPYVLHENGTLEIHVAQALNSGKYTCVARNSLGISENHVYLEVKEPTRILKQPEYKVVQRNRNVVFECKVKHDPSLIPTMTWVKDNGELPDDERFVVDSDSLTITDVSENDAGTYTCIMITTLDQDSASAELTVVEQPDPPTDLELTDQKPRSVQLTWIPGDEHNSPIHMFVIQYADSLHHHGHWHNLTVVPGIKTTAHLKLSPYVHYTFRVLARNAVGLSNPSLPSRVYKTNPSAPDENPSGVDGFGTEYDNLVISWNPMSGHQANGPGLQYKVMWRQKDVDKEWTSVTVANVSKFMVSGTPTFTPYEVQVQAINDYGIGPEPAVVTGHSGEDLPMQAPDTVQVLVLNSSLAEVHWEPVPPKTVRGRLKGYKVYYWRERSLHKHNPHHVEQQVLTFSGNKSHGMLPGLQPYSLYLFNVRVFNGKGEGPASSNQQFETPEGVPGRPSFLRITNPNLDSLTLEWGPPYDRNGRLTGYTLKYQTVNISDVLGPVEELALPANETSVTLVNLKYSTRYKFYFNAKTGQGAGPVVTEEAATIMDEGNTQPSPPVARSPPAHLPFHKVHPEAPAFGNVSSSVGEDGTLISWEYWGAEKNVYVEYIVENDNSEEEWQKEYVNGSRVYVLKGLKEGLSYRVRVVAKGHNGQAVLHQSEELLVMIPAMAARQVDIATQGWFIGLMCAIALLILVLLIICFIQRNKGGKYPVKEKEDAHTDPEFQPMKEDDCTFGEYSDTEDHKPLKGSRTPSNGTVHRDNSDDSLVDYGGDGGDGQFNEDGSFIGQYSGKSSARDTAGGHESSEAPSPVNTSAMNSFV; from the exons ATGTGGAGTCTGGAAGAGGTTGTAATAACCTCGAAAGAGTCATCTCTTTGTAACTGTTGGCTCCCACTAGACC TGCCGCAGCCACCGACCATAACCCACCAGTCTCCCAAGGATTTCATCATCGACCCTCGGGAGAACATCGTCATCCACTGTGATGCCAAGGGGAAGCCGCatcccag CTTCTCGTGGACCAGGAACGGGACCCACTTTGACATTGACCAGGACCCCAAGGCCACAATGCGACCCCACTCTGGCACCCTGGTGGTGGACATCAGTGGAGAGAAGGTtgagtcatatgagggggtgtaCCAGTGTACGGCCAGGAACGAACATGGGACTGCAATATCAAACAATATCGTCATCAGACAGTCCA GGTCGCCCTTGTGGTCGAAGGAAAGAAACGAGCCGATCATCGTTCAGGAGGGCGTGTCTCTGGTGCTACAGTGCCGGCCCCCTGCCGGCCTGCCCCCTCCCATCATCTTCTGGATGAACATCA aCTTCCAGAGGCTGCCTCAGAGCAGCCGTGTGTCCCAGGCGTTGAACGGAGACCTGTACTTCTCCAACGTCCTGAAGGAGGACTCGAGGAACGACTACATCTGTTACGCCCGCTTCCCGCACACGCAGACCATCCAGCAGAAACAACCCATCACCGTCACAGTGCTCAACC TGGATGCAATCAATGAGACTGTTGCTGCTTTGTACAATGAAACTGATTTTCTTAGTG ATGGCTcggcggaggagaggagacccaccTTCCTGATTCCGTCTGGCTCCAGCAGCTCCAagatggtgctgagaggacaggtcCTGGAGTTGGAGTGTATCGCTGAGGGACT acctacTCCAGAGGTCTCATGGAGTAAGGTGAGCGGGGAGTTCCCTGCCAAGCGGACCTCCTTCCTGCACTTCCAGAAGACACTGCGCATTGTTGACGTGTCTGAGGCGGACGCCGGAGAGTACcgctgcaccgcccgcaaccgcctGGCCTCCGTACACCACACCATCCGCGTCACCGTCAAAG CGGCCCCGTACTGGATCAGTACCCCCAGAAACCTGGTGCTGGCTCCCAGAGAGAGGGGTAATTTGATCTGCAGGGCCAGCGGTACCCCCAAACCCACCATCACCTGGGCCATGAACGGAATCCCCATAGAAA ATTCACCTAAGGACCCTAGTAGGAAGGTGGAGGGAGACACAATCATCTTCGAGGAAGTCCAGACTGGATCCAGCGCAGTCTATCAGTGCCACGCCTCCAATGAATATGGATATCTGCTGTCCAATGCCTTCGTCAACGTTCTCT CTGAAACACCCAGAGTCCTGACACCAGCTAACAAGGTCTACCAGGTGATCAGGAACAGCCGCGCCTTACTGGACTGTTCCTCCTTCGGCTCGCCCATCCCCAAAATAACATG GTTTAAGGACAGCAGGTCCAGCACCCTGGACGGGGACCCCTACGTGCTGCATGAGAACGGGACTCTGGAGATACACGTGGCCCAGGCCCTCAACAGTGGGAAGTACACTTGTGTGGCCAGGAACTCTCTGGGCATCTCCGAGAACCACGTCTATCTTGAGGTCAAAG AGCCCACGCGTATCCTGAAGCAGCCGGAGTACAAGGTGGTGCAGAGGAACAGGAACGTGGTGTTTGAGTGTAAAGTAAAACACGACCCCTCCCTCATCCCTACCATGACCTGGGTCAAAGACAACGGAGAACTACCCGACGACGAGAG GTTTGTGGTGGACTCTGACAGCCTGACCATAACCGACGTGTCAGAGAATGACGCAGGAACTTACACCTGCATCATGATCACTACTCTGGACCAGGACTCTGCTAGCGCTGAGCTCACTGTTGTCG AACAACCAGACCCTCCTACTGACCTGGAGCTGACAGACCAGAAGCCCAGGAGTGTCCAGCTCACCTGGATACCCGGAGACgaacacaacagccctattcaca TGTTTGTGATCCAATACGCAGACTCTCTCCACCACCATGGCCACTGGCACAACCTGACGGTGGTTCCGGGCATCAAGACCACGGCCCACCTTAAGCTGTCTCCTTATGTCCACTACACCTTCCGAGTCCTGGCCCGCAATGCCGTGGGCCTCTCCAACCCCTCCTTGCCCTCCCGCGTATACAAGACCAACCCTTCAG CTCCAGATGAGAACCCCAGTGGAGTTGATGGCTTTGGAACGGAATACGACAACCTTGTGATCTCGTGGAAT CCAATGTCAGGTCACCAGGCCAACGGACCAGGCCTGCAGTATAAGGTGATGTGGAGACAGAAGGACGTGGACAAGGAGTGGACGTCAGTGACCGTGGCTAACGTCTCCAAGTTCATGGTCTCTGGCACGCCCACCTTCACACCCTACGAGGTCCAGGTTCAAGCCATCAACGACTACGGGATTGGACCTGAGCCTGCTGTGGTCACCGGACACTCCGGGGAGGACT TGCCGATGCAGGCACCAGACACTGTCCAGGTCCTCGTGTTGAACAGCAGTCTGGCTGAGGTGCACTGGGAGCCTGTCCCTCCTAAGACAGTACGGGGACGTCTTAAGGgatacaag GTGTACTACTGGCGTGAGCGGAGCCTCCACAAACACAACCCCCACCATGTGGAGCAGCAAGTCCTGACCTTCAGTGGGAACAAGAGTCATGGCATGCTCCCAGGCCTGCAGCCCTACAGCCTCTACCTGTTCAACGTCAGGGTCTTCAACGGCAAGGGGGAGGGCCCTGCCAGCTCCAACCAGCAGTTCGAGACCCCTGAGGGAG TCCCTGGGCGGCCATCTTTCCTGAGGATCACCAACCCTAACCTGGACTCTCTCACTCTGGAGTGGGGCCCTCCCTACGACCGCAACGGACGCCTCACCGGCTACACCCTCAAATATCAGACCG TCAATATCTCCGACGTGCTGGGTCCGGTGGAGGAGCTGGCCCTGCCAGCCAACGAGACCTCCGTCACTCTCGTTAACCTCAAGTACAGCACACGTTACAAGTTTTATTTCAATGCCAAAACAGGCCAGGGAGCAGGGCCTGTCGTTACAGAGGAAGCCGCCACGATCATGGACGAAG GGAACACCCAACCCTCACCTCCCGTAGCACGGTCTCCTCCGGCACACCTCCCATTCCACAAGG TGCATCCAGAGGCTCCGGCATTCGGGAACGTTAGCTCTTCCGTGGGAGAGGACGGAACGCTGATCAGTTGGGAATACTGGGGAGCGGAAAAAAACGTTTATGTAGAATATATAGTAGAGAACGATAACA GTGAAGAGGAGTGGCAGAAAGAGTATGTAAATGGCTCTCGGGTCTATGTGCTGAAGGGCTTAAAGGAGGGCCTGTCCTATAGGGTGCGAGTGGTCGCCAAGGGCCACAACGGCCAAGCGGTGCTCCACCAATCAGAAGAGCTTTTGGTGATGATTCCAG CTATGGCAGCCCGACAGGTGGATATTGCAACTCAGGGCTGGTTCATCGGCCTGATGTGTGCCATCGCTCTCCTCATCCTCGTTCTCCTCATCATCTGCTTCATACAGAGAAACAAGGGAGGAAAATACCCAG TGAAAGAAAAGGAGGACGCTCACACAGACCCAGAGTTCCAGCCCATGAAAGAGGATGACTGTACTTTCGGGGAATACAG TGACACTGAGGACCATAAGCCGTTAAAAGGGAGCCGCACACCGTCTAACGGGACGGTGCACAGGGACAACAGTGACGACAGTTTAGTAGACTACGGCGGCGATGGTGGAGACGGCCAGTTCAACGAGGATGGGTCTTTTATTGGACAGTATAGCGGGAAGAGCTCCGCCAGGGACACTGCTGGGGGCCACGAAAGCTCAGAGGCCCCGTCCCCTGTTAATACCTCCGCTATGAACTCCTTTGTGTAG